CCGGTACCGGTGATATACATTATAACCATAAAAATAGTCGTTATAAAGCTGGACACTTTATGTTTTTCTATATTGGATTTGGTTTTCTAATGTGAATTGGATCAGCCACGTTGGAGTCTTCATAATGTTGGTTTGCTTTCTTGACTTGTATTTCACAGGTTGGATTGAATCTAACGCAACCACAGCAACTTCTAGAGTCTATTTTGACTTTAATTTCAAGTTCTACTTTAGATTCAAATAAGAGTTCCACTaacatattttttttcaaaagattTTTAAAAGTACCCTTTTCCACGGACTTTCTGTTTTCTCTTTTGACCACTTCTTTTGCCTATTTTCTTCTCATTTCCATTACTTCCTCTCCTTACATTTTGTATCATCTCTTCTTTATGACCAGAAAATAGTTAATTATGAAACTCCAAATTGCTTCTATAAATGTGCAATGTCCTCAAAATTTTATGCTTCAAGCATTATATCCTCCATCTACTTCTCTTTTCTGTTTACCTTCTTCTTTTTCAGCAAAATGGGGTGCTAAAAATGTAAACTTGGCTATTTCTGTAAGATCAAGAAAATTCTTAAGGTATCAATACTTAGACAAAAATTTCTGTAAAAGTCATAGTAGTATACAACCAAGTTGTAATTCATGCACTTCTCTGTTCTGTTTACCATCTTCTTTTTCGGCAAAATGGGGTGCTAAAAATGTAAACTTGGTTATTTCTGTAATATCAAGAAAATTCTTGAGGTATCATTACTTAAACAAAAATTCCTGTAAAAGTCATAGTACTATACAATCATGTTGTAGTTCAAGGttatgtgcagattttggagaacATTCTGAGGGATGTTCATATAAGAGTAAATATGGGAAAAAAGGTTCATTTTTGCAATCAGAATTTGAGTCCCTAGAGCCAAAAATGCTTGGTATTAGACCAGAACCACCATATTGGCCAGAAAGAGAGGCTATTTTATGTACTAGTATTGAACAAAAAGCTAAGAGTTTTGGACTTCCTTTATCACTTAGAATGATAAAAAAGAAACATCAGTGTTTACCTATAAAACAATATAGTTTTTGCTCAGTGAAAAAAGCATTTTCCTCATTGGTATTCATAATTGTGGAGTTACAAACTTATGCATTGCACTTGAGGGAGTCAGTGTGCAATGAAGATTTGGAGATGATTATTGGTGAAGTACAGAGAGAAATGTATGCATCATTTATTTGGCTTTTTCGACAAGTATTTAGTCGTACGCCTGTGTTAATGATCTATGTTATGATCATTTTGGCCAATTTTAGTGTATACTCTACATCTCATAATATTGCTATTGCAATGCCAAAACTAGAAATGGCCTATGATCATGTCAATACAATAGAAACaacatcaattcttggaagtttTAGTATAGGGAATAGGGATTTGAGTAATTCCTCAACACTCTTCAAACATCCTCATATTCCTCAAGAATTATCAAGATTTGAAGATCGAGTACTGAAAAGCGACGAAGAGATAGAATTATGGAACTCGATAGAGGATGAAGCCTTAAATATAAGAGGTTTAAGGGATGTTGGACTTGATCATGAAGTCATGTTAAGATTCTTTTCGCCATTGTCTGTGGAGATTGATCAAGATAACAATGTTGAGTATTTTAAGACAGATCTTCTTTACCAGATGGCGCTATCTCACGAGCCTTATAACACGCTTCTACTATGCAATTATGCACAGTTTCTGCAAGTTACTGCTCGAGATTATAATAGGTACGTAAATTTCTTCGAATTCTCTTGCCTTACATAATGTAGCAGTCATTACACCCTGTGGATTTTGTTGTCCTAGTTCATTTAGTGATAAAAAACTGTAAAATGTGTTTCTAGTAATGTTAATCAATTGGAGAGGAGGATATACTAGCTTTACTACATTGCTAaaatgggtttgttgttgttgttgttgttgtactacaATGCTAAAATGGACAAGTAGTATTCGTCCCCGGACCCCACATGTGGGATTACACTGAGTTTGCTGTTGTTGTACTACATTACTAAAATGGACGAGTACTATTCATCCCTGTGATTTGGTTGTGTCATTTCCTATAGGTTTACTACATCGCTCGAAGGGTAAAGTTGTCTCCATGCGCAAACGATAAACTTTACTACATGTGTTTAGCGTCTAGGGTAAAGTTTACTACATGAACGGTAAAgatgtctccgtgtgacctataggtcacgggtttaAGCCATGAAATTAGTCCTTGTATCAGGGTAGACTGCCTATATTACACTCCGTTGGGTACGGACCTTTCCCGGATCCTGCGTGAATGCGGGGATACTTCGTGCACCGGTCTGCCCTTTTTATAACATGTTGAAGATTTCTTCACATTGAAAAGCCAAACCACTACAATGTGTTAAAATTGTCAAACGTTTGCTGTTTGATCTGTGCAATCTCTCAAACAAGATTAGAAGAGTATGCCAAACTAGGTTATTGAGTTTGCCTGTTCTAGTACATTATTGTTGTTTGGACACTGCTGCTCATATAAATTATTTGAAGCCTATTTCTTCGATTATAATTTACTGCTGCTAAGATTATAAATAACTTCGGAAATTGTTCATGATTGTTGGAACAAGACGATGTTGTGTTGACAAGAGTAGTAGGTTCAGATTCATAGCTCTGAACTGCTACTATTAGACTTGGCGTGAGATATGCT
This sequence is a window from Nicotiana tomentosiformis chromosome 5, ASM39032v3, whole genome shotgun sequence. Protein-coding genes within it:
- the LOC104085113 gene encoding uncharacterized protein, which encodes MKLQIASINVQCPQNFMLQALYPPSTSLFCLPSSFSAKWGAKNVNLAISVRSRKFLRYQYLDKNFCKSHSSIQPSCNSCTSLFCLPSSFSAKWGAKNVNLVISVISRKFLRYHYLNKNSCKSHSTIQSCCSSRLCADFGEHSEGCSYKSKYGKKGSFLQSEFESLEPKMLGIRPEPPYWPEREAILCTSIEQKAKSFGLPLSLRMIKKKHQCLPIKQYSFCSVKKAFSSLVFIIVELQTYALHLRESVCNEDLEMIIGEVQREMYASFIWLFRQVFSRTPVLMIYVMIILANFSVYSTSHNIAIAMPKLEMAYDHVNTIETTSILGSFSIGNRDLSNSSTLFKHPHIPQELSRFEDRVLKSDEEIELWNSIEDEALNIRGLRDVGLDHEVMLRFFSPLSVEIDQDNNVEYFKTDLLYQMALSHEPYNTLLLCNYAQFLQVTARDYNRAEECFKRAVQVEPPDAEVLSQYANFLWTVRKNLWEAEERYQQAVAAEPRNPYYASTYANFLWSTGGEETCFLQ